From the genome of Candidatus Electrothrix communis, one region includes:
- the nifK gene encoding nitrogenase molybdenum-iron protein subunit beta: MLLRHTPKEISERKALTINPAKTCQPIGAMYAALGIHGCLPHSHGSQGCCAYHRSTLTRHYKEPISAATSSFTEGASVFGGQANLTQAFNNIFTVYNPEIVAVHTTCLSETIGDDLPQIRKKAITEGKIPEGKYVIGASTPSYVGSHVTGFSNMVKAMTELAEPTGKKNGKVNIIPGWVEPCDMEELKRLTKLMGVGTILFPDTSGVLNSPLTGEYKMFPAGGTTIAELKSTADSMGTLALGEWCSADAARQLDKQHKVPCKVLDMPFGLKATDRFIEALRTIAGVNVPEEIMTERGQLVDLISDMHQYFYHKKVALAGDPDQLIAMTEFLISIDMCPVHIVTGTPGKKFEKRIREITADMPFEVNVKAKGDFFLLHQWMKNEPVDLLISNTYGKYIARDEDVPLIRWGFPILDRQGHQYFPTVGYKGGLRLLEKILSAIMDRKDRDDPETKFELVL, encoded by the coding sequence ATGTTATTACGACATACCCCCAAAGAAATCAGCGAGCGCAAGGCCCTGACCATTAATCCGGCCAAGACCTGCCAGCCCATTGGTGCTATGTACGCGGCTCTGGGCATCCACGGATGCCTGCCGCACAGTCACGGCTCCCAGGGCTGCTGCGCCTATCACCGTTCAACCCTGACCCGGCATTATAAAGAGCCAATCTCGGCGGCGACCAGCTCCTTTACTGAAGGCGCGTCCGTGTTCGGCGGTCAGGCTAACCTGACCCAGGCCTTTAACAATATCTTCACGGTCTACAACCCGGAAATCGTGGCAGTGCATACCACCTGCCTGTCCGAGACCATTGGCGATGATTTGCCCCAGATTCGCAAAAAAGCGATTACGGAAGGCAAGATCCCGGAAGGAAAATACGTTATCGGCGCGTCCACGCCCAGCTATGTTGGTTCCCATGTGACCGGGTTCTCCAATATGGTTAAGGCCATGACCGAGCTGGCCGAGCCCACAGGTAAGAAGAACGGCAAGGTCAATATCATCCCTGGCTGGGTGGAACCCTGCGACATGGAGGAGCTGAAGCGGCTCACCAAGTTAATGGGTGTGGGCACGATCCTTTTTCCAGACACCTCTGGTGTGCTCAACAGCCCGCTGACCGGCGAATACAAGATGTTTCCCGCAGGCGGCACTACCATTGCCGAGCTGAAGTCCACCGCCGATTCAATGGGTACGCTGGCTTTGGGCGAGTGGTGTTCTGCTGATGCGGCCCGCCAGCTGGATAAACAGCACAAGGTTCCCTGCAAGGTTCTGGATATGCCTTTCGGTTTGAAGGCCACGGATCGTTTCATTGAAGCCCTGCGCACCATTGCCGGGGTCAACGTGCCCGAGGAAATTATGACCGAGCGCGGTCAGCTGGTGGATTTGATCTCGGACATGCACCAGTATTTCTATCATAAGAAAGTGGCCCTGGCAGGCGACCCGGATCAGCTCATCGCCATGACCGAGTTCCTGATTTCCATCGACATGTGTCCGGTCCACATTGTTACCGGTACTCCGGGTAAGAAGTTCGAGAAGCGGATCAGGGAGATCACAGCGGACATGCCTTTCGAGGTCAACGTCAAGGCCAAGGGCGATTTCTTTCTCCTCCATCAGTGGATGAAGAACGAGCCGGTGGACCTGCTGATCAGCAACACTTACGGCAAGTATATCGCCCGTGATGAGGATGTGCCGCTGATCCGCTGGGGCTTCCCTATCCTGGATCGTCAGGGGCATCAGTATTTTCCCACAGTTGGGTATAAGGGTGGGTTGCGGCTGCTGGAGAAGATCCTCTCCGCTATCATGGATCGCAAGGATCGGGATGATCCTGAGACCAAGTTTGAGTTGGTGCTGTAA
- the nifH gene encoding nitrogenase iron protein, producing MRKVAIYGKGGIGKSTTTQNTVAGLCELGRKVMVVGCDPKADSTRLLLGGLAQKSVLDTLREEGEDVELEDIRKAGYGGTWCVESGGPEPGVGCAGRGIITSINMLESLGAYEESEELDYAFYDVLGDVVCGGFAMPIRDGKAEEIYIVVSGEMMAMYAANNISKGIMKFAQSGNVRLGGLICNSRAVDNEQEMIEKFAEKLGTQMIWFVPRDNDVQRAEINRKTVIEWKPEVPQAEKYRGLAKAIDANEKFVIPTPMEIEELEALLMEFGLMN from the coding sequence ATGAGAAAGGTAGCAATCTACGGCAAGGGCGGAATCGGAAAATCTACAACAACCCAGAACACCGTGGCCGGACTGTGCGAACTGGGCAGAAAGGTTATGGTTGTCGGCTGTGACCCCAAAGCAGACTCCACTCGTCTGCTGCTCGGCGGTTTGGCCCAGAAATCTGTACTCGACACCCTGCGCGAGGAAGGCGAGGACGTAGAACTGGAGGACATCCGAAAAGCAGGATACGGCGGAACCTGGTGTGTTGAGTCCGGCGGTCCTGAGCCGGGAGTTGGTTGTGCAGGTCGCGGTATTATTACCTCTATTAATATGCTGGAGTCTCTGGGTGCCTACGAGGAAAGCGAAGAGCTGGATTATGCCTTTTATGACGTACTGGGCGATGTGGTCTGCGGCGGGTTCGCCATGCCTATCCGTGACGGTAAAGCGGAAGAAATTTATATTGTTGTGTCCGGTGAGATGATGGCTATGTATGCGGCCAACAATATCAGCAAGGGTATTATGAAATTTGCCCAGTCCGGTAATGTACGTCTGGGCGGATTGATCTGTAACTCCCGTGCTGTTGATAACGAGCAGGAGATGATAGAGAAATTCGCAGAAAAACTGGGAACCCAGATGATCTGGTTTGTACCGCGTGACAACGATGTACAGCGGGCCGAGATCAACAGAAAGACTGTTATTGAATGGAAACCCGAGGTGCCTCAGGCAGAGAAATATCGGGGCCTGGCCAAGGCCATTGATGCGAACGAGAAGTTCGTCATCCCCACACCTATGGAGATTGAAGAGCTGGAAGCATTGCTCATGGAATTCGGTTTGATGAATTAA
- the nifD gene encoding nitrogenase molybdenum-iron protein alpha chain, with translation MGAAEKLVQWNPTDIKAELIKKYPPKVARKRAKQIMINEALENGTPEITANVRTIPGIITMRGCTYAGCKGVIMGPTRDIVNLVHGPIGCSFYAWLTRRNQTDAGPEGPAGENFMNYCFSTDMQDQDIIFGGEKKLEQAIQEAYDLFHPKSIAVFATCPVGLIGDDIHTISRQMKEKLGDCNVYAFSCEGYKGVSQSAGHHIANNQVFRHIVGENDEPVEGKYKINLLGEYNIGGDGFEIDRIFKKCGITNVSTFSGNSTYEQFATAHQADLNAVMCHRSINYVADMLETKFGIPWIKVNFIGAEATAKSLRKIAAYFEDQELIDTVEAVIAEEMPDVDAAATEILPRTGGKTAMMFVGGSRAHHYKELFDELGMKTISAGYEFGHRDDYEGRRVLPHIKVDADSRNIEEIVVEADETRFSPRKSEEELKALEEGGLKFKDYEGLAPDLEEGTLIIDDLNQYEAEKLVELMKPDIFCAGIKEKFSIQKLGVPMKQLHSYDSGGPYAGFKGAINFYKEIDRLVNSRVWSYMKAPWQENPQLSGTYVWE, from the coding sequence ATGGGAGCGGCAGAAAAACTGGTGCAGTGGAATCCCACCGATATTAAGGCGGAATTGATTAAAAAGTATCCGCCCAAGGTGGCCCGTAAACGCGCCAAACAGATAATGATTAACGAGGCCTTGGAGAACGGCACGCCGGAAATTACGGCCAATGTTCGTACCATCCCAGGCATCATCACCATGCGCGGTTGTACCTACGCCGGTTGTAAGGGCGTTATCATGGGACCGACCCGCGATATCGTCAACCTGGTCCACGGACCCATCGGATGTAGCTTTTACGCCTGGTTGACCCGACGTAATCAGACCGATGCTGGCCCGGAAGGACCGGCCGGTGAAAATTTCATGAACTACTGTTTTTCCACCGATATGCAGGATCAGGATATCATCTTCGGCGGAGAGAAAAAACTGGAGCAGGCCATTCAGGAAGCCTATGACCTGTTTCATCCCAAGTCCATTGCAGTGTTTGCCACCTGTCCGGTGGGTCTGATCGGAGATGATATTCACACCATTTCCCGGCAGATGAAAGAAAAGCTGGGCGACTGTAATGTGTACGCTTTTAGCTGTGAGGGCTATAAGGGTGTTTCCCAGTCCGCTGGTCATCATATTGCCAATAATCAGGTGTTCCGTCATATCGTGGGCGAGAACGACGAGCCGGTTGAGGGCAAATACAAGATCAACCTGCTAGGCGAGTACAACATCGGCGGCGACGGGTTCGAGATAGATCGGATTTTTAAGAAATGCGGGATCACTAATGTCTCCACCTTTTCCGGCAACTCCACCTATGAGCAGTTTGCCACAGCCCATCAGGCCGATCTGAATGCGGTTATGTGTCACCGGTCCATTAACTATGTGGCTGATATGCTGGAGACCAAGTTCGGTATCCCCTGGATCAAGGTGAACTTTATCGGTGCCGAGGCAACCGCTAAATCTCTGCGCAAGATAGCTGCCTATTTTGAGGATCAGGAGCTGATCGACACAGTAGAAGCGGTGATTGCCGAGGAAATGCCGGATGTTGATGCAGCTGCAACCGAAATTCTGCCCCGTACCGGCGGCAAAACAGCCATGATGTTTGTGGGTGGCTCCAGAGCCCATCATTATAAGGAGTTGTTTGACGAGTTGGGGATGAAGACCATCTCTGCTGGTTACGAGTTTGGTCATCGTGATGATTACGAGGGCCGTCGGGTTCTGCCGCACATTAAGGTGGATGCGGACAGTCGGAATATCGAGGAAATCGTGGTCGAAGCCGACGAAACCCGCTTTAGCCCTCGCAAGAGTGAAGAAGAGCTGAAGGCGTTGGAAGAAGGCGGTCTTAAATTCAAGGATTACGAAGGATTGGCCCCAGACTTAGAAGAGGGTACCTTGATCATCGACGACCTGAACCAGTACGAGGCTGAGAAGCTGGTCGAGCTGATGAAGCCGGACATTTTCTGTGCAGGTATCAAAGAGAAGTTCTCCATCCAGAAACTGGGCGTGCCCATGAAGCAGCTGCACAGCTATGACTCCGGCGGCCCCTATGCCGGATTCAAAGGCGCGATTAACTTCTACAAAGAGATTGATCGTCTGGTGAACAGCAGGGTCTGGAGTTATATGAAGGCCCCCTGGCAGGAAAACCCGCAGCTTTCCGGCACATACGTCTGGGAATAA
- a CDS encoding Nif11-like leader peptide family natural product precursor has product MAKKDVEALLIAGGEDKHVRAKYDVPGNKEEFIALAAEDGYTFTLEELDEVLKEAGDVFDKYGNPPKRSIWWT; this is encoded by the coding sequence ATGGCTAAAAAAGACGTTGAAGCATTGTTGATTGCAGGTGGCGAAGACAAACATGTTCGGGCAAAATATGATGTTCCGGGCAATAAAGAAGAATTTATCGCCTTAGCAGCGGAAGATGGTTATACATTTACGCTGGAAGAGCTTGACGAGGTGCTCAAGGAGGCCGGGGACGTGTTTGACAAATACGGCAACCCACCCAAGCGCTCTATCTGGTGGACCTGA
- a CDS encoding DUF4263 domain-containing protein, with protein sequence MRNIGSENDDLYKTLTNGSVSITRNKDTTFRDEGEEVVIEYRPFQEEIDTSALSNEEQKYALSHSYKLLHFYDDVIGCNEHIGGCDVVCIYPLIITSGRNYLKNKYNKIEEIHLEGFGFTYPNTPDDLLNIFNILPEGFSRNLLFGIGLLQRYRFIIKTVEETQHIRILSISKVCKTGFREEDRAYCINFEDFEQLRRGLNRIEDLQKKEGSKQKDIFTFNNLLHKFNPSMYRKKIYKYRYDIAFNSISDIETSKKHEIYSKYKNEIFKIKKDVELCSLEILIEKYQEKLKKQLGEKHWQDLFNENPFILSMIFGCPVIKVQDQASVGGLKFSGSGDKIADFLSKNLLTNNTAIIEIKTPQEALIGKKYRENVYSPSVALSGSLNQVLDQKYKLQKSIASLKEESRISDIETYAVHCALVIGKMPDDWEKQKSFEIFRKNSRNVEIITFDELLEKLKLLHVLLSTNEVE encoded by the coding sequence ATGAGGAATATAGGCTCAGAAAATGACGATCTGTATAAAACTCTTACTAACGGTTCTGTCTCTATTACTCGCAATAAAGATACTACCTTTCGAGATGAAGGAGAGGAAGTGGTTATTGAATATAGACCTTTTCAGGAAGAGATCGACACCTCTGCTCTTTCAAATGAAGAACAAAAGTATGCCTTGTCGCATAGCTATAAATTGCTACATTTTTATGATGATGTTATTGGTTGCAATGAACATATCGGAGGATGTGATGTAGTTTGTATATATCCTTTGATTATTACATCAGGAAGAAATTATTTAAAAAATAAATACAACAAGATAGAAGAGATACATTTGGAAGGATTTGGTTTTACATATCCAAATACGCCAGATGATTTATTAAATATTTTCAATATCCTTCCAGAAGGATTCAGCAGAAATCTTTTATTTGGTATTGGCCTTTTGCAGAGATATAGGTTTATCATAAAGACAGTAGAGGAAACACAACACATCAGAATACTTTCAATTAGTAAAGTCTGCAAAACAGGATTTAGAGAAGAAGATAGAGCTTATTGTATTAATTTTGAAGATTTTGAACAGCTAAGAAGAGGTCTTAATCGAATTGAAGACTTGCAGAAAAAAGAAGGATCGAAACAAAAAGATATTTTCACATTCAACAATCTTCTACATAAATTTAATCCATCTATGTACAGGAAGAAAATATATAAATATAGATACGATATTGCCTTTAATTCTATTTCAGATATAGAGACATCAAAAAAACATGAAATATACAGTAAGTATAAAAATGAAATCTTTAAGATAAAAAAAGATGTTGAACTGTGCAGTCTTGAAATTTTAATCGAAAAGTACCAGGAAAAGTTAAAAAAACAACTCGGTGAGAAACATTGGCAAGATCTTTTTAATGAGAATCCATTCATACTTAGCATGATTTTCGGTTGCCCAGTTATCAAGGTGCAAGACCAAGCATCTGTAGGAGGCTTGAAGTTTTCAGGGTCTGGCGACAAAATAGCTGATTTTCTGTCCAAAAACTTACTGACCAACAATACAGCTATTATTGAAATTAAAACGCCACAGGAAGCACTTATTGGAAAAAAATATCGAGAGAATGTTTATTCACCATCTGTAGCATTGTCCGGGTCACTTAACCAAGTATTAGATCAAAAATACAAACTGCAAAAAAGTATAGCTTCGCTCAAAGAAGAATCTCGCATATCTGATATCGAGACATATGCTGTTCATTGCGCCCTTGTCATTGGGAAAATGCCGGATGATTGGGAAAAACAAAAATCATTTGAGATTTTCCGGAAAAATTCGAGAAATGTTGAAATAATTACATTTGATGAATTGTTAGAAAAGTTAAAGTTATTACACGTCCTCCTTTCCACGAACGAAGTTGAATAA
- a CDS encoding radical SAM protein, which translates to MTIQPVTPKNPCEQSMRIKSLILPAAPQANNKKRFGEIDKPDPALLPDEAIAWIGDLVKGGKKIHGVNISGPGDALADQNTLFFLLDLLKEKYPDCPVKLTTIGLNAASLAADLASKGITQVNLQVEAASTDIVKKIYAWIRPDKRTVPLPEAIEFLFQEQGKAIVALKDSGISVNIQTTIYPGINDEHIAPLAEKAVSWGASSIALLPFQPVSEEETLEACDADLLENAKKAAAAHLEVIDDKDVYLPPPSGGDFQNATTLLPKPSKERPNVGVVSASGMDVDLHLGQADRVLIYGPREDGLACLLESRTAPEAGSGDSRWQALADKCLFDCFALLATNAGQNPQKVLGDMGIKVLLTEENIEGTVDVLYGGGKKKKCKK; encoded by the coding sequence ATGACTATCCAGCCTGTTACCCCCAAGAACCCCTGCGAACAATCCATGCGGATCAAATCCCTGATTCTGCCAGCTGCCCCGCAGGCCAATAACAAAAAACGTTTTGGCGAGATCGACAAACCCGATCCAGCTCTTTTGCCGGATGAAGCTATCGCCTGGATAGGTGACCTTGTAAAAGGCGGTAAGAAAATTCACGGAGTGAATATCTCCGGCCCTGGTGATGCCCTAGCAGACCAGAATACGCTTTTTTTCCTTCTCGATTTGCTCAAGGAAAAATATCCCGACTGCCCGGTCAAACTGACCACCATAGGTCTCAACGCAGCATCACTTGCTGCTGATCTGGCCAGCAAGGGGATTACCCAGGTTAACCTCCAAGTCGAAGCAGCGTCCACAGACATTGTAAAAAAAATATACGCCTGGATTCGCCCCGACAAAAGAACGGTACCGCTTCCTGAAGCGATAGAATTCCTGTTCCAAGAGCAAGGAAAGGCAATCGTCGCACTCAAAGACTCCGGAATTTCAGTTAATATACAGACCACAATCTATCCCGGTATAAACGACGAGCATATAGCTCCTCTTGCTGAAAAAGCTGTCTCCTGGGGCGCATCATCCATAGCCCTGCTTCCTTTTCAGCCGGTTTCTGAGGAAGAAACATTAGAAGCCTGTGACGCTGATCTGCTTGAGAACGCAAAAAAAGCCGCTGCGGCCCATCTTGAAGTTATTGATGATAAGGACGTATATCTGCCGCCCCCGTCAGGCGGAGATTTTCAGAATGCAACGACCCTCCTGCCCAAACCGAGCAAGGAGCGCCCGAACGTGGGCGTGGTCAGCGCAAGCGGCATGGATGTGGATCTCCATCTCGGCCAAGCCGACAGGGTGTTGATCTACGGCCCTCGTGAGGACGGGCTGGCCTGTCTTCTGGAATCACGAACCGCACCTGAGGCAGGAAGCGGCGATTCCCGCTGGCAAGCACTTGCCGACAAATGCCTGTTTGACTGCTTTGCCCTGCTGGCAACCAATGCCGGGCAAAATCCGCAAAAGGTTCTGGGCGATATGGGTATCAAGGTATTGCTGACCGAAGAGAATATCGAAGGCACCGTTGATGTGCTCTACGGTGGCGGCAAAAAAAAGAAATGTAAAAAATAA
- a CDS encoding GNAT family N-acetyltransferase: MSGIMPNIAGKILIRGAREEDLTGLVFLLEVLFSIEKDFTFNADKQQRGLRLLVQRPDAAVLVAERQGRIIGMCTAQLLISTAEGGLSTLVEDVVILPAWQAHGTGKRLMEAVAEWSAFQGATRIQLLADRNNTRALGFYNRIGYRPTELICLRKGAG; encoded by the coding sequence ATGAGCGGGATAATGCCGAACATTGCCGGAAAAATACTGATCCGAGGGGCACGGGAAGAGGATCTCACGGGCCTGGTCTTTCTGCTGGAAGTTTTGTTCAGCATTGAAAAGGATTTTACTTTCAATGCGGACAAGCAGCAGCGAGGGTTACGACTGCTTGTACAGAGGCCTGACGCTGCGGTTCTGGTGGCGGAACGACAGGGTCGGATCATAGGCATGTGTACAGCGCAACTGCTCATTTCCACCGCTGAAGGCGGATTATCGACCCTGGTGGAAGATGTCGTGATCCTGCCCGCCTGGCAGGCACATGGCACCGGCAAAAGACTCATGGAGGCTGTCGCGGAATGGTCTGCGTTTCAGGGCGCAACCAGGATCCAATTACTGGCTGATCGCAATAATACAAGGGCACTGGGCTTTTATAATCGGATAGGCTACCGACCCACTGAACTGATCTGTCTACGCAAGGGAGCTGGGTAA
- a CDS encoding (2Fe-2S) ferredoxin domain-containing protein, whose translation MAISERQILLCQSFRAAGDKKGICHKQSEGLLQYIEEEVLDRGLDCLISGTTCLKQCEKGPVMVIQPENWWFGSVDSEEAVDAILDGLEDGEPAEDYLLES comes from the coding sequence ATGGCAATTTCAGAACGGCAGATCCTGCTCTGTCAGAGCTTTCGCGCGGCAGGAGATAAAAAAGGTATCTGTCATAAGCAGAGCGAAGGATTACTGCAATATATTGAGGAAGAAGTACTGGATCGCGGCCTGGACTGTCTGATAAGCGGCACCACCTGCCTGAAACAATGCGAAAAGGGACCGGTTATGGTCATTCAACCGGAAAATTGGTGGTTCGGCAGCGTGGACAGCGAAGAGGCGGTTGATGCTATCCTGGACGGGCTGGAAGACGGCGAACCGGCAGAAGATTATCTGCTGGAAAGCTGA
- a CDS encoding P-II family nitrogen regulator, whose translation MLMIRAIVRPEKSDEILAALMDAGFPAVTKYSVAGRGKQRGIKIGDVTYDEIPKTMLMSVVRDEDKDFVIQTIMDTARTSEKGAFGDGKIFVSEVEELYTISSGLKEGVAEEAA comes from the coding sequence ATGTTAATGATCAGAGCTATAGTAAGGCCGGAGAAATCCGATGAAATTCTTGCTGCCCTCATGGATGCAGGCTTTCCAGCGGTCACCAAATATTCCGTTGCCGGGCGTGGTAAACAACGCGGTATCAAAATTGGTGATGTTACCTATGATGAGATTCCGAAAACGATGCTTATGTCCGTGGTTCGGGATGAAGATAAAGATTTTGTTATCCAGACCATCATGGATACCGCAAGGACTTCCGAGAAAGGCGCTTTTGGTGACGGTAAGATTTTTGTCAGCGAGGTTGAAGAGCTCTATACCATCAGCTCCGGCCTGAAGGAAGGCGTTGCCGAGGAGGCTGCATAA
- a CDS encoding P-II family nitrogen regulator: MKEVIAVVRINMMNQTKQALSDAGVDAYFAREAQGRGKGFANPKVLEGVDEGYEEAAAVLGEKGKLYPKRVLTVVVEDDKVDDVVQAIIAPNKTGKPGDGKIFILPVADSVRVRTGESGEEAIV; the protein is encoded by the coding sequence ATGAAGGAAGTCATCGCTGTGGTACGCATCAACATGATGAACCAGACCAAGCAGGCCTTAAGCGATGCCGGGGTTGACGCCTATTTCGCCCGAGAGGCTCAGGGGCGGGGCAAAGGTTTCGCCAATCCCAAGGTGCTTGAAGGGGTTGATGAGGGATACGAGGAAGCGGCTGCCGTGTTGGGAGAGAAGGGAAAACTCTATCCCAAGCGAGTGCTAACCGTGGTGGTTGAGGACGATAAGGTCGACGATGTTGTGCAGGCCATTATCGCGCCCAACAAGACCGGCAAGCCGGGCGACGGAAAGATATTTATCCTGCCTGTGGCTGATTCGGTTCGGGTTCGGACCGGGGAATCGGGCGAAGAAGCTATCGTCTGA